One genomic region from Dehalococcoidia bacterium encodes:
- a CDS encoding serine/threonine-protein kinase codes for MTPTSQVLAEGTMLSSGRYYLGPMLGRGCFGTTYRAVDQRLGRIVAIKEFFPEGSVRHGRTILPPPSLGRDGFEQERGHFMREARILAQFQRPGIVAVHEVFAEHDTAYMVMEYLAGRTLVDVLRERGGPLPPAQALRYVLACADALAAVHEKQLLHRDVKPGNIMITAKDEAVLIDFGAARSFDRHQRTSMMTAIGTPGYAPLEQWGSAGRFGPASDIYALAATLYHLLCGQMPLSAADRAVNDTLAAPHALNPDVSPALSDAVVHALAVRMDERPQTMAAFAAELRAARTPADAGGSGSGARSPAAASAPPQAAAPSGKASASSQQAAPASADQSPATAPTRAEWKQAKHDWRQARQQARQAEREQRRVTAAPAPQEARDLAAPAVAVSAAPLPQTPPRRRLPRPLPQNARELALYAVATPGAAVVLAVSLLTLVFASPLLALATITSRGTPQRISRRALRRSLQLGSRGVVLGTVCIGSLVVVACAVGCGVVFVPLYALFSSSRRRPRRPTPGLRRP; via the coding sequence TTGACGCCAACGTCGCAGGTTCTGGCCGAAGGCACGATGCTTTCGTCTGGCCGCTACTATCTTGGGCCGATGCTCGGCCGCGGCTGTTTCGGCACGACCTACCGCGCCGTCGATCAGCGGCTCGGCCGCATCGTCGCCATCAAGGAGTTCTTTCCCGAAGGCTCCGTGCGGCACGGGCGGACGATCCTGCCGCCGCCCTCGCTCGGCCGCGACGGCTTCGAGCAAGAGCGCGGCCACTTCATGCGCGAGGCGCGCATCCTGGCCCAGTTCCAGCGGCCGGGCATCGTCGCCGTGCACGAGGTCTTCGCCGAGCACGACACGGCCTACATGGTGATGGAGTACCTCGCCGGCCGCACGCTGGTGGATGTCCTGCGCGAGCGCGGCGGGCCGTTGCCGCCGGCGCAGGCGCTGCGGTACGTGCTCGCCTGCGCCGACGCACTGGCGGCGGTGCACGAGAAGCAGCTCCTGCACCGCGACGTGAAACCCGGCAACATCATGATCACGGCCAAAGACGAGGCGGTGCTGATCGACTTCGGCGCCGCGCGCAGCTTTGACCGCCATCAGCGCACCAGCATGATGACGGCGATCGGCACGCCGGGCTACGCGCCGCTGGAGCAATGGGGCAGCGCCGGCCGCTTCGGACCCGCATCGGACATCTACGCGCTTGCCGCGACGCTTTATCACCTGCTCTGCGGCCAGATGCCGCTTTCGGCCGCGGACCGGGCGGTGAACGACACGCTGGCAGCGCCGCATGCGCTGAATCCCGATGTCTCGCCGGCGCTCAGCGATGCGGTGGTGCATGCGCTCGCCGTGCGCATGGACGAACGGCCGCAGACGATGGCGGCGTTCGCGGCCGAGCTGCGCGCCGCGCGCACGCCCGCGGACGCCGGGGGCAGCGGCTCGGGCGCGCGATCGCCGGCCGCCGCCTCCGCTCCGCCGCAAGCAGCTGCGCCATCGGGGAAGGCGTCCGCTTCCAGCCAGCAGGCTGCGCCGGCCAGTGCGGACCAGTCCCCGGCCACGGCGCCAACAAGAGCCGAGTGGAAGCAGGCGAAGCACGACTGGCGCCAGGCGCGGCAGCAGGCCCGCCAGGCCGAGCGCGAGCAGCGCCGGGTGACTGCCGCGCCGGCGCCGCAGGAAGCTCGGGATCTTGCGGCGCCGGCTGTGGCAGTCTCAGCCGCGCCGTTGCCGCAGACTCCGCCGCGCCGGCGCCTGCCGCGCCCGCTGCCGCAGAATGCCCGCGAGCTGGCGCTCTACGCGGTGGCGACGCCGGGCGCCGCGGTCGTGCTCGCCGTTTCGCTGCTCACCCTGGTCTTCGCATCGCCGTTGCTGGCGCTGGCGACGATCACCTCGCGGGGGACGCCGCAACGAATCTCACGCCGGGCGCTGCGCCGCTCATTGCAGCTCGGCTCGCGGGGCGTCGTGCTTGGCACGGTCTGCATCGGATCGCTGGTCGTCGTCGCCTGTGCCGTCGGCTGCGGCGTGGTGTTTGTGCCGCTATACGCGCTTTTCTCCAGCAGCCGCCGGCGACCGCGGCGTCCCACCCCCGGCCTGCGCCGCCCGTGA
- a CDS encoding SDR family NAD(P)-dependent oxidoreductase, translating to MAATPLEGKTAVIVGGSRGIGRDVAVALAEAGANVVVSARTETVTDPRLPGTIYTVAKEIEARGRRALPVKADVTKDDELEALMQRTMDTFGRLDILFNNAAILIPGTIRSVQPRHLDLMWRVDLRGLLMAIRFALDPMAKSGGGHIINVSSRAGVFPGPGPYNAEQRARRGGSFYGMVKAGLERFSQSLAMEVADENIAVNVLSPTGRIRTPGNIFAQNDKENPNLDFEEAVAMGKATVWIAQQDPQKFTGNLLFDNDVCKEHGL from the coding sequence ATGGCAGCAACACCACTGGAAGGCAAAACAGCGGTGATCGTGGGCGGCAGCCGCGGCATCGGCCGCGACGTGGCCGTGGCGCTGGCCGAGGCGGGCGCGAACGTGGTCGTCTCCGCTCGCACCGAGACGGTGACCGATCCCCGCCTGCCCGGCACCATTTACACCGTGGCGAAGGAGATCGAGGCGCGCGGCCGCCGCGCGCTGCCCGTCAAGGCGGACGTGACCAAGGACGATGAGCTCGAGGCGCTGATGCAGCGCACGATGGACACCTTCGGCCGGCTCGATATCCTTTTCAATAACGCCGCGATCTTGATTCCGGGAACGATTCGCAGCGTGCAGCCGCGCCACCTCGACCTGATGTGGCGCGTGGACCTGCGCGGCCTGCTGATGGCGATCCGCTTCGCGTTGGATCCGATGGCCAAGTCCGGCGGCGGTCACATCATCAACGTCTCGTCGCGGGCGGGCGTCTTCCCGGGTCCCGGTCCCTATAACGCCGAGCAGCGCGCCCGCCGTGGCGGCTCGTTCTACGGCATGGTCAAGGCCGGGCTGGAGCGGTTCTCGCAGTCGCTGGCCATGGAGGTCGCGGACGAAAACATCGCCGTCAACGTGCTCTCGCCGACTGGCCGCATCCGCACGCCGGGCAACATCTTCGCGCAGAACGACAAGGAGAACCCCAACCTGGACTTCGAAGAGGCCGTGGCGATGGGCAAGGCGACGGTCTGGATCGCGCAGCAAGACCCGCAGAAGTTCACAGGCAACCTGCTCTTTGACAACGACGTGTGCAAGGAGCACGGACTGTAG
- a CDS encoding TIGR03619 family F420-dependent LLM class oxidoreductase → MKLAVEFPSVIYREGAKGVTGLAQAIERAGYNQLDMFDHVIMPWPSESRPGLRYPADMPILEALMALSFVAAATEQIGLGTEVLVLPQRQPVLVAKQVSTLDTLSGGRVRLGVGSGWQESEYEALGADFRRRGKAMDEAVALLRACWQQREVSFDGAQYRVEAMAMEPKPPRPGGPPIWLGGTSPVALRRAGRLGDGWLANAGAGAAQLRAVKQAAEQAGRDPDALGFQAQLSAPPRQGEAAASGLEALFDGIVAAAGRAVADGFDWATVNATVLFRAGARRGEQLGEALSTLHGRLRKEVG, encoded by the coding sequence ATGAAGCTGGCGGTTGAGTTTCCCAGCGTGATCTACCGCGAAGGAGCGAAAGGCGTCACGGGGCTGGCGCAGGCGATCGAGCGTGCCGGCTATAACCAGCTGGACATGTTCGATCACGTCATCATGCCCTGGCCGAGCGAGAGCCGGCCCGGCCTGCGCTACCCGGCAGACATGCCGATCCTCGAGGCGCTGATGGCGCTCTCCTTCGTCGCCGCCGCGACAGAGCAGATTGGGCTGGGCACCGAAGTGCTGGTGCTGCCGCAACGGCAGCCGGTGCTGGTGGCGAAGCAGGTAAGCACGCTGGACACGCTCTCCGGCGGCCGCGTGCGCCTGGGCGTGGGCAGCGGCTGGCAGGAATCGGAGTATGAGGCGCTGGGCGCGGACTTCCGCCGCCGCGGCAAGGCGATGGACGAGGCCGTGGCGCTGCTGCGGGCCTGTTGGCAGCAACGCGAGGTGAGCTTCGACGGCGCGCAGTACCGGGTCGAGGCGATGGCGATGGAGCCGAAGCCGCCGCGGCCCGGCGGCCCGCCGATCTGGCTCGGCGGCACCTCGCCAGTCGCGCTGCGCCGTGCGGGGCGGCTGGGCGATGGCTGGCTGGCCAACGCCGGAGCCGGCGCTGCCCAGCTCAGAGCGGTCAAGCAGGCCGCAGAGCAGGCCGGGCGCGACCCGGATGCGCTCGGTTTTCAAGCGCAGCTCAGCGCCCCGCCACGCCAGGGCGAAGCCGCCGCCAGCGGCCTCGAAGCCCTGTTCGACGGCATCGTCGCGGCCGCGGGCAGGGCCGTAGCCGACGGTTTCGACTGGGCCACGGTCAACGCCACCGTCCTCTTCCGTGCAGGAGCCCGCCGTGGCGAGCAGCTTGGCGAAGCATTGTCCACGCTGCACGGCCGCCTGCGCAAAGAGGTCGGCTGA
- a CDS encoding Rieske 2Fe-2S domain-containing protein — MLSKEDNELLCRVGPGTPMGELLRQYWMPFLPSSQLSAPDSPPKRVRLLGENLVAFRDTNGAVGLMRENCPHRGASLFFGRNEECGLRCPYHGWKWDVAGRCVDMPNEPEESDFKAKVRAVAYPCRDVNGTLWTYMGPREVAPPLPNFEVNTLPAEQVASPLLMLEECNWVQALEGDIDSSHIDFVHARLHEESKTRGTFHKDKRPRLEVLPTAYGACYTGRRRWRDGEQFWHRITQFIMPFFTMIAASDPNTVSCRAWVPLDDDHTMQFGISGRLDRPFTDEERKRFTNPFGGWGGYVEETSDPFSRYYTKANLHNDFNLDYEMQKNELVIGIPFLGNLQDRAMTETMGTIYDRTQEHLGTTDAMVIFVRRQLINAARALREQGSLPENVDDPNLCRVRSASVLLQEGESWVAATEEARRSDAGVPISWVPFLQ; from the coding sequence ATGCTGTCCAAAGAAGACAACGAGCTGCTGTGCCGTGTCGGGCCGGGCACGCCGATGGGCGAGCTGCTGCGCCAGTACTGGATGCCCTTCCTGCCGTCCAGCCAGCTTTCGGCGCCCGACAGCCCGCCGAAGCGCGTGCGCCTGCTGGGCGAGAACCTCGTCGCCTTCCGCGACACCAACGGCGCTGTCGGCCTGATGCGCGAGAACTGCCCGCACCGCGGCGCCTCGCTCTTCTTCGGCCGCAACGAGGAGTGTGGCCTGCGCTGCCCCTATCACGGCTGGAAGTGGGACGTGGCGGGCCGCTGCGTGGACATGCCCAACGAGCCGGAGGAGAGCGATTTCAAGGCCAAGGTTCGCGCCGTCGCCTATCCCTGCCGCGACGTGAACGGCACGCTTTGGACCTATATGGGACCGCGCGAGGTTGCACCGCCGCTGCCCAACTTCGAGGTCAACACGCTGCCCGCGGAGCAGGTCGCCTCGCCGCTGCTGATGCTGGAAGAGTGCAACTGGGTGCAGGCGCTGGAAGGCGACATCGACTCGTCGCACATCGATTTCGTGCACGCGCGGCTGCACGAAGAGAGCAAGACGCGCGGTACCTTCCACAAGGACAAGCGACCGCGGCTGGAGGTGCTGCCCACGGCGTACGGCGCCTGCTACACCGGCCGGCGCCGCTGGCGCGACGGCGAGCAGTTCTGGCACCGGATTACGCAGTTCATCATGCCGTTCTTCACCATGATCGCCGCCAGCGATCCGAACACGGTCTCCTGCCGGGCTTGGGTGCCGTTGGACGACGACCACACCATGCAGTTCGGGATCAGCGGCCGCCTGGATCGCCCCTTCACCGACGAAGAGCGGAAGCGGTTTACCAATCCCTTCGGCGGCTGGGGCGGCTACGTCGAGGAGACGAGCGACCCGTTCAGCCGCTACTACACGAAGGCCAACCTGCATAACGACTTCAACCTCGACTACGAGATGCAGAAGAACGAGCTGGTGATCGGCATCCCCTTTCTCGGCAACCTGCAGGACCGGGCGATGACCGAGACGATGGGCACGATCTACGACCGCACGCAGGAGCACCTGGGCACGACCGACGCGATGGTGATCTTCGTGCGACGGCAGCTGATCAACGCGGCGCGTGCGCTGCGCGAGCAGGGCTCCCTGCCCGAGAACGTGGACGATCCCAACCTGTGCCGGGTGCGGTCGGCCTCCGTGCTGCTGCAGGAGGGCGAGAGCTGGGTAGCGGCCACAGAAGAGGCGCGCCGGTCGGACGCCGGCGTGCCGATCTCGTGGGTGCCGTTCCTGCAGTAG
- a CDS encoding alpha/beta hydrolase, translating into MKSDFVHVNGVRLHYLRAGAGPRAIVLTHGNSHCGGVWAPLIASLSGARFTVVAWDLPGHGWSEQPERGYDWGSLRDDLLGLVDALELQDIVFVGHSRGGGVSLLAAAASGERCHAALVYEPTMPVSAGADGKPAAVPEPPRMAEMAARALRRRESFPSRTALAAHYRAQSAFKDWREDYFAAFLTYGTQTREDGSAGPCVPPLAVSRLFEATFGFDAWRGVSAPALPLLAVYGDRSGRQSDGRDPGAALRTMFPRCELRVLANATHTGPMEQPALFERLVREVAG; encoded by the coding sequence ATGAAGAGCGACTTCGTGCACGTCAACGGCGTGCGCCTGCACTACCTGCGTGCCGGCGCTGGCCCGCGGGCGATCGTGCTCACGCACGGCAACAGCCACTGCGGCGGCGTTTGGGCGCCCCTGATCGCCTCGCTGTCCGGTGCGCGGTTCACCGTTGTCGCCTGGGATCTCCCCGGCCACGGCTGGTCGGAGCAGCCGGAACGCGGCTACGACTGGGGCAGCCTGCGCGACGACCTGCTCGGCCTGGTGGACGCGCTTGAGCTGCAAGACATCGTCTTCGTCGGCCACTCACGCGGCGGCGGCGTCTCGCTGCTCGCCGCGGCCGCATCGGGCGAGCGCTGCCACGCGGCCCTCGTCTACGAGCCGACGATGCCGGTGAGCGCAGGCGCGGATGGCAAGCCCGCCGCGGTACCCGAGCCGCCGCGCATGGCCGAGATGGCGGCGCGGGCGCTGCGCCGTCGCGAGTCCTTTCCCAGCCGCACGGCGCTGGCCGCGCACTACCGCGCGCAGAGCGCGTTTAAAGACTGGCGCGAAGACTACTTCGCGGCGTTTCTCACCTACGGCACGCAGACGCGGGAGGACGGCTCCGCCGGCCCCTGTGTGCCGCCGCTCGCCGTGTCGCGGCTGTTCGAGGCAACCTTCGGCTTCGACGCCTGGCGCGGGGTGTCCGCCCCTGCTCTGCCCCTGCTGGCCGTCTACGGCGACCGGAGTGGGCGACAGAGCGACGGCCGCGACCCCGGCGCCGCCCTGCGCACGATGTTCCCGCGCTGCGAGCTGCGCGTGCTGGCGAACGCCACGCACACCGGGCCGATGGAGCAACCCGCGCTGTTCGAGCGGCTCGTGCGCGAAGTCGCCGGCTGA
- a CDS encoding AMP-binding protein codes for MYETLFTREQAERYRAAGWWPDRLLNDDLDAAVARDPNKTAVRDVRGSISFRGLREQADRCALGLLDLGVRRGDAVTVQLPNWNEFVVLTLALERIGAVINPVAPIFRQRELRTMLRLARPVAIVTAAAFRGFDYPAMYAELRNEVPSLRSLIVVSGDGSVRGGDGDGELIGWQDVLDQGAALRQHRIALGWLRPSPDDVTELIFTSGTTGEPKGVLHTANTLAGAVDAAVTGQRLDAEDVIHMASTFGHQTGFLYGVRLPIHLGARGVYQDLWDATEFVRLIERERISLSMGATPFLADTLRAPNLTAHDISSFRLFCCGGAPIPQPLAEEAGRRLPCRLFPVWGMSENGAVTATFPDEPPEKIVTSDGRPYPGMEVAVFDEQGEAVPPGSEGRLFARGAFTFAGYVQGRRFTEQYFTADGWFDTGDRAVMDTDGYIRISGRTKDIIIRGGENVPVKEIEDVLLRHPQVRNVALIAAPDERLGEIGCACVLPEPGTSLTLDDLRVFLTEQEVTRQFWPERLELVDEFPMTPSGKIQKYRLRELLLERAAAARDAS; via the coding sequence GTGTACGAAACGCTGTTCACGCGCGAGCAAGCGGAGCGCTACCGCGCGGCCGGCTGGTGGCCGGACCGGCTGCTGAACGACGATCTCGACGCCGCTGTGGCGCGCGACCCCAACAAGACCGCGGTGCGAGATGTGCGCGGCAGCATCAGCTTTCGCGGATTGCGTGAGCAGGCCGACCGCTGCGCCCTGGGCTTGCTCGACCTCGGTGTGCGCCGTGGGGACGCCGTAACCGTGCAGCTCCCGAACTGGAACGAGTTCGTGGTGCTGACGCTGGCGCTGGAGCGAATCGGCGCCGTGATCAACCCCGTCGCGCCGATCTTCCGCCAGCGCGAGCTGCGCACGATGCTGCGGCTGGCGCGGCCCGTCGCCATCGTCACGGCCGCCGCCTTCCGCGGCTTCGACTACCCGGCGATGTACGCCGAGTTGCGCAACGAGGTTCCCTCGTTGCGCTCGCTGATCGTGGTGAGCGGCGACGGCAGCGTGCGCGGCGGCGACGGCGACGGCGAACTGATCGGCTGGCAAGACGTGCTCGACCAGGGCGCGGCGCTGCGCCAACACCGCATCGCCCTGGGCTGGCTGCGCCCTTCACCGGACGATGTCACGGAGCTGATCTTCACCTCCGGCACCACGGGCGAGCCGAAGGGCGTGCTGCACACGGCCAACACGCTGGCCGGCGCGGTCGACGCCGCGGTGACGGGGCAGCGGCTCGACGCCGAAGACGTGATTCACATGGCCTCGACCTTCGGCCACCAGACCGGCTTCCTCTACGGCGTGCGGCTGCCGATCCATCTTGGCGCCCGCGGCGTCTACCAGGATCTGTGGGACGCGACGGAGTTCGTGCGCCTGATCGAGCGCGAGCGGATCAGCTTGAGCATGGGTGCGACACCGTTTCTGGCCGACACACTGCGCGCCCCGAACCTCACCGCGCACGACATCAGCTCGTTTCGGCTCTTCTGCTGCGGCGGCGCGCCGATTCCCCAGCCGCTGGCCGAGGAGGCCGGGCGCCGCCTGCCGTGCCGCCTCTTCCCCGTCTGGGGCATGAGTGAGAACGGCGCCGTAACCGCGACCTTCCCCGATGAGCCGCCGGAAAAGATCGTCACCTCGGACGGACGGCCCTACCCCGGCATGGAAGTCGCCGTCTTCGATGAGCAGGGCGAAGCCGTGCCGCCCGGCAGCGAGGGCAGGCTCTTCGCCCGCGGCGCCTTCACCTTCGCGGGCTATGTGCAGGGCCGGCGCTTCACCGAGCAGTACTTCACCGCCGACGGCTGGTTCGACACCGGCGACCGCGCGGTGATGGATACCGATGGCTACATCCGCATCAGCGGCCGTACGAAGGACATCATCATCCGCGGCGGCGAGAATGTGCCGGTCAAGGAGATCGAGGATGTGCTGCTGCGCCATCCGCAGGTGCGTAATGTGGCGCTGATCGCCGCGCCCGATGAACGGCTTGGGGAGATCGGCTGCGCCTGCGTGCTCCCCGAGCCCGGCACATCGCTGACGCTGGATGATCTGCGCGTCTTCCTCACCGAGCAGGAGGTGACGCGGCAGTTCTGGCCGGAGCGGCTGGAGCTGGTGGACGAATTCCCGATGACGCCCAGCGGCAAAATCCAGAAGTACCGCCTGCGCGAGCTGCTGCTGGAGCGCGCGGCGGCTGCCAGAGACGCCTCGTAG
- a CDS encoding LLM class flavin-dependent oxidoreductase, with the protein MHVGYAPLFQNPENRLPDLEVYQQELRLAELAEPLGFDSVWSVEHHFTDYTMCPDVTQFLAYMAGKTSRVKLGSMVVVLPWHDPIRVAEEIAMLDNLSNGRVIFGVGRGLGRVEYGGFRADMNESRQRFIEYADAIITGLERGYVEYDGEYLKQPRRDIRPAPFRSFKGRTYAAAVSPDSMPLMARLGVGLLVIPQKPWEDVAKDFEIYHHVWREVNGDEPAPRPLMGGFYFVDANAGRARELAMRYIGGYYQTVIKHYEMTAGHFAAIKGYEFYNNATKYINRHGNAGAGESFANLMPWGTPDQVLRKLEQIRAVIDMNGMMCHFSFAGMPYDEAERNMRLFTAEVLPELQRWQTPPLVEGRVLAGAGAR; encoded by the coding sequence ATGCACGTCGGCTACGCGCCGCTGTTCCAGAACCCGGAGAACCGTCTCCCGGACCTGGAGGTCTACCAGCAGGAGCTGCGCCTGGCCGAGCTGGCCGAACCGCTCGGCTTCGATTCGGTCTGGTCGGTCGAGCACCACTTCACCGACTACACGATGTGCCCCGACGTCACGCAGTTCCTCGCCTACATGGCGGGCAAGACCAGCCGCGTCAAGCTCGGCTCGATGGTCGTGGTGCTGCCCTGGCACGACCCGATCCGCGTGGCCGAAGAGATCGCCATGCTCGACAACCTCTCCAACGGCCGCGTGATCTTCGGCGTCGGGCGCGGCCTCGGGCGCGTGGAGTACGGCGGCTTCCGGGCCGACATGAACGAGTCGCGCCAGCGCTTCATCGAGTATGCCGATGCGATCATCACCGGCCTCGAACGCGGCTATGTCGAATACGACGGCGAGTATCTGAAGCAGCCGCGGCGCGACATCCGCCCCGCGCCCTTCCGCTCGTTCAAGGGCCGCACCTACGCCGCAGCCGTCTCGCCCGATTCGATGCCGTTGATGGCACGTTTAGGCGTCGGGCTGCTGGTGATTCCGCAGAAACCGTGGGAAGACGTGGCGAAGGACTTCGAGATCTACCACCACGTTTGGCGCGAGGTGAACGGCGACGAGCCGGCGCCGCGCCCGCTGATGGGCGGCTTCTACTTCGTCGACGCCAACGCCGGCCGCGCCCGCGAGCTGGCGATGCGCTACATCGGCGGCTACTACCAGACGGTGATCAAGCACTACGAGATGACCGCCGGCCACTTCGCCGCGATCAAGGGCTACGAGTTCTACAATAACGCGACGAAGTACATCAATCGCCACGGCAACGCCGGCGCGGGTGAAAGCTTCGCCAACCTGATGCCCTGGGGCACGCCCGACCAGGTGCTGCGCAAGCTGGAGCAAATTCGCGCCGTGATCGACATGAACGGCATGATGTGCCACTTCTCCTTCGCCGGCATGCCGTACGACGAGGCCGAGCGCAACATGCGCCTGTTCACAGCGGAGGTGCTGCCGGAGCTGCAGCGCTGGCAAACGCCGCCGCTGGTCGAGGGCCGCGTGCTGGCTGGCGCTGGAGCGCGGTAG
- a CDS encoding acyl-CoA dehydrogenase family protein gives MEFTFTPQELAFRGEVRAFLDHELPADWEGTGDFEEEFGVDEAEALVAALQRKLADRKWLAMAWPAEYGGRDASIMQQVIYNEEMAYRRAPVNFSMGVAWVGPALMIYGTDEQKRRYLPPITRAEEVWCTLYSEPGAGSDLAAMQTRATRDGDEYVINGQKIWTTGAHRSDLGWLAARTDPDAPKHKGISMFLLDMKTPGVTVRPLINMANSHGFNEVFFDNVRVPAANLVGTENRGWYQLAVSLDFERSSIAGAAGAQRTLEDLLAYAREPRAAASAALRHRLAEMQIEIEVCRNLSYRVAGMQAKGMVPNYEASLVKIFSTEMSQRLARTGIDLLGLYGQVERGSKGARLKGRMERAYLQAVSATIAGGTSEVNRSVVATRGLGLPRG, from the coding sequence ATGGAGTTCACCTTCACGCCGCAGGAGCTGGCCTTCCGCGGTGAGGTTCGCGCCTTTCTCGACCACGAGTTGCCCGCCGACTGGGAGGGCACCGGCGACTTCGAGGAGGAATTCGGCGTTGACGAGGCGGAGGCGCTGGTCGCGGCCCTTCAGAGGAAGCTGGCCGATCGCAAGTGGCTGGCGATGGCCTGGCCGGCTGAGTACGGCGGGCGCGACGCCAGCATCATGCAGCAGGTGATCTACAACGAGGAGATGGCCTACCGCCGGGCGCCGGTGAACTTCAGCATGGGCGTCGCCTGGGTCGGGCCGGCGCTGATGATCTACGGCACCGACGAGCAGAAGCGCCGCTACCTGCCGCCAATCACCCGCGCCGAAGAGGTCTGGTGCACGCTCTACTCCGAGCCGGGCGCCGGCTCCGACCTGGCGGCGATGCAGACGCGCGCCACCCGCGACGGCGACGAGTACGTGATCAACGGTCAGAAGATCTGGACGACCGGCGCCCACCGCTCGGATCTGGGCTGGCTGGCGGCGCGCACTGACCCGGACGCGCCCAAGCACAAGGGCATCAGCATGTTCCTGCTGGACATGAAGACGCCCGGTGTCACCGTGCGGCCGCTGATCAACATGGCGAACAGCCACGGCTTCAACGAAGTCTTCTTCGACAACGTGCGCGTGCCGGCCGCCAACCTCGTGGGGACGGAGAACCGCGGCTGGTACCAGCTCGCCGTCTCGCTCGACTTCGAGCGCAGCAGCATCGCCGGCGCGGCCGGGGCGCAGCGCACGCTGGAAGACCTGCTGGCCTACGCTCGCGAACCGCGCGCCGCCGCTTCGGCCGCACTGCGCCACCGCCTGGCGGAGATGCAGATCGAGATCGAGGTCTGCCGCAACCTCTCCTATCGCGTGGCCGGCATGCAGGCGAAGGGCATGGTGCCCAACTACGAGGCCTCGCTGGTCAAGATCTTCAGCACGGAGATGAGCCAGCGGCTGGCGCGCACCGGCATCGATCTGCTCGGCCTATACGGCCAGGTCGAGCGCGGCTCGAAGGGCGCGCGGCTGAAGGGCCGCATGGAGCGCGCCTACCTTCAGGCGGTTTCGGCCACGATCGCCGGCGGCACCAGCGAGGTGAACCGTTCGGTGGTCGCGACGCGCGGGCTGGGTCTGCCGCGCGGATAG
- a CDS encoding Uma2 family endonuclease, with product MATTKKPITAEELFEMDDCDAYVELIEGELQEMTPPPGWEHGHTTSTVGLLIAVYVRANRLGQVAVGDPGIILKRDPDTVRGPDVAFISSARLPPDRSIPGYPEIAPDLVVEVVSPGDRAGRIQQKVAQWLAAGVRLVWVVYPLSRHVVAYRELAHPRVYTEEETIDAEPVLPGFSCAVAEFFA from the coding sequence ATGGCCACGACAAAGAAGCCGATAACGGCCGAAGAACTTTTCGAGATGGACGATTGTGATGCCTACGTTGAGCTAATCGAGGGAGAGCTGCAGGAGATGACACCCCCGCCTGGCTGGGAGCACGGCCATACCACATCTACTGTTGGTCTCCTGATCGCCGTGTACGTTCGAGCCAACCGACTGGGACAGGTCGCGGTCGGGGATCCCGGCATCATCCTCAAGCGCGATCCGGACACCGTGCGTGGCCCCGATGTCGCCTTTATCAGCAGCGCACGTCTTCCGCCTGATCGATCGATCCCTGGGTACCCGGAGATAGCCCCGGACCTGGTCGTTGAAGTTGTTTCGCCCGGTGATCGGGCGGGTCGGATCCAGCAGAAGGTGGCGCAATGGCTGGCGGCGGGCGTGCGCCTCGTCTGGGTCGTCTACCCACTGTCGCGGCATGTCGTCGCCTATCGAGAATTGGCGCACCCCCGCGTCTATACGGAGGAGGAGACAATCGATGCGGAGCCGGTGCTGCCCGGCTTCTCCTGCGCCGTTGCCGAATTTTTCGCCTGA